The proteins below are encoded in one region of Chiloscyllium punctatum isolate Juve2018m chromosome 9, sChiPun1.3, whole genome shotgun sequence:
- the LOC140481406 gene encoding uracil nucleotide/cysteinyl leukotriene receptor-like translates to MAYDSLHWTNSTIGTTKLQLVTGPKFNLTVAAIERMIYIVIYSTVFTAGLIENSISVWVFCSRMKTKTITSIYMLNLAIADLCLILTLPLRITYHILQSHWPFGETACRITGFLFHLDLYSSVYFLTCISIDRYLAIVHPVRSLSFRKVRYAKIISATVWVTAILGTFQLAVTTQSVQAQENTTVCLQLYREKPSLYASGALIVGFLFPFLVIICCYLCIIKHLQSYRRLDHKHKASRMIFTVLTVFLVCFLPYHVARLLYIIMANQQLGATPKLQSLAIINRAFFCLASINCCLDPVVYFFVGENFRECLCREEEWKTTTEYISRETRPTVITTAIDGT, encoded by the coding sequence ATGGCTTACGATTCTCTGCACTGGACAAACTCAACTATAGGAACCACAAAGCTGCAGTTGGTAACGGGGCCCAAATTCAACCTAACTGTTGCTGCAATTGAGAGGATGATTTATATTGTTATCTACAGCACTGTATTCACAGCTGGACTAATTGAGAATAGCATCTCTGTATGGGTCTTCTGCAGTCGCATGAAGACAAAGACTATAACCAGCATTTATATGTTAAATCTTGCAATTGCTGATCTCTGCCTCATTCTGACCTTGCCATTACGTATTACGTATCATATACTTCAAAGTCACTGGCCCTTTGGTGAGACGGCCTGCAGAATCACTGGCTTTCTTTTTCACCTTGACTTGTACAGCAGTGTCTATTTTCTTACCTGCATCAGTATCGACCGTTACCTTGCAATAGTGCATCCAGTTCGATCACTCAGCTTTCGAAAAGTCCGTTATGCAAAAATAATCAGTGCAACAGTGTGGGTTACTGCTATACTTGGAACTTTTCAACTCGCAGTGACCACTCAGTCTGTACAGGCACAAGAGAACACTACTGTGTGTCTGCAATTATACAGAGAAAAGCCATCTCTCTATGCCTCTGGAGCTCTGATAGTTGGGTTTCTTTTTCCATTTCTAGTCATTATCTGTTGCTACCTATGCATAATCAAACATCTTCAGTCATACAGGAGACTCGACCATAAGCACAAAGCCTCCAGAATGATTTTCACAGTATTAACAGTCTTTCTGGTTTGTTTCTTACCATATCACGTTGCCCGCTTACTGTACATTATTATGGCGAATCAGCAATTGGGGGCTACGCCCAAACTTCAGAGTCTTGCCATCATTAACCGTGCTTTCTTTTGTTTAGCCAGCATTAACTGTTGCTTAGATCCAGTGGTTTACTTTTTTGTAGGGGAGAATTTTAGGGAGTGTCTTTGCAGAGAGGAAGAGTGGAAGACTACAACTGAATATATTAGCAGAGAAACTCGCCCCACTGTTATCACCACTGCAATAGATGGTACATAA